A window of Polaribacter litorisediminis contains these coding sequences:
- a CDS encoding GIY-YIG nuclease family protein: MISHTPGIYNFYAYIITNKNKTVLYTGVTNNLKLRLQQHKQKKNPKSFTAKYNVHYLLHYEHFGWIQEAIAREKEIKNLTRQKKINLIQEQNAQMDFLNYLFE; the protein is encoded by the coding sequence ATGATATCCCACACACCAGGTATATACAATTTTTATGCATACATTATTACTAATAAAAACAAAACCGTTTTATATACTGGCGTTACAAATAATCTAAAATTACGTTTGCAGCAACATAAACAAAAAAAGAACCCTAAAAGTTTTACTGCGAAATACAATGTACATTATTTATTACATTACGAACATTTTGGTTGGATACAAGAAGCTATTGCAAGAGAAAAAGAGATTAAAAACTTAACAAGACAAAAGAAAATAAATTTGATTCAAGAGCAAAATGCTCAAATGGATTTTTTAAATTATTTGTTTGAATAG